The following is a genomic window from Caproiciproducens sp. CPB-2.
CGTCCCGCATTCGGCGGAAACATCATGGCGACGATCCTTTGCCCGGATCACCGTCCGCAGATGGCAACCGTGCGTCCCGGCGTTATGCAGAAGATCAAGCCGATCGAAGGCGCACAAGTTCCGGTCGAAAAGTATGATCTTGAAATCGGCGCGGATCATCAGAATGTAGAGATCGTTGATATCATCAAGAAGGTATCCAATAAAATGGATATCCAGGACGCAAAAATCCTCGTTTCCGGCGGCCGCGGCATGGGCTGTCCCGAGAATTTTACCCTGCTCAAGGATTTGGCCGACGCACTTGGCGGCACCGTCAGCTCCTCCAGAGCGTGTGTTGACGCCGGTTGGGTTGAAAAGGACATTCAGGTCGGTCAGACAGGGAAGACGGTCCGCCCGAACCTTTACATTGCCTGCGGTATTTCCGGCGCTATCCAGCATCTTGCCGGTATGGAAGAGTCCGACGTGATTATTGCAATCAACAAGGACGAAACCGCTCCGATCTTTGAAGTAGCCGACTACGGCATTGTCGGAGATGTCACCAAAATCCTGCCTCTGTTTACGGAAGAGGTCAAAAAGGCAATGGCTGCCCGCAACGCGTAATTTCAACGCGTGATTTCGCACTGCTAAAATCAGGACTCCGTGGATATCCACGGAGTCCTTTCTATGTAAGAATTGAGGGAGTTCCCCGGCTTTACCGGGGAACTCCCTCATCATTCTATTCAGGCGAATGGGAATCTGTTTTCCTTCAGGTTTATTCTTTCAGACCCATTTTTTCGTCTATAAAGATACGTGCGTCCATCTGTTTCAGGTCGGGGGATATGATCGGCTTCATCGGCATATGGGCAAGCACATCTTTTTCCAGGTCAATACCGGGGGCGGTTTCCGTCAGCATAACGCCGTCTTCTGTCAGCTTGAACACGGCGCGTTCCGTAATGTACATAACCGGAAGATGATTCTTGATGGCTGTTTTTACGCTGAATGTAATATGTTCGACGCTCTCACGGAACTTATTGGCGCTGCCTTCGTGCAAAATATGGAGTTTGCCGTCCTTTATTTCGGTTTTCAAACCGTTCGCCGTAAAGGTCCCACAGAAAAACACCTGTTTGGAGTTTTGGGAGATATCGATGAATCCGCCGCATCCGGGCAGCTTCG
Proteins encoded in this region:
- a CDS encoding electron transfer flavoprotein subunit alpha/FixB family protein → MDIQEYKGIFIFVQQVDNKIAGVSFELLGKARELAKDMETEVTAVLLGYNVSGLCKELARHGADKIIMVDNKALEVYATEPYAHSMYHVIEKYKPAVVLYGATAIGRDLAPRVSARVKTGLTADCTKLEIADDGSKNLRMTRPAFGGNIMATILCPDHRPQMATVRPGVMQKIKPIEGAQVPVEKYDLEIGADHQNVEIVDIIKKVSNKMDIQDAKILVSGGRGMGCPENFTLLKDLADALGGTVSSSRACVDAGWVEKDIQVGQTGKTVRPNLYIACGISGAIQHLAGMEESDVIIAINKDETAPIFEVADYGIVGDVTKILPLFTEEVKKAMAARNA